DNA from Xiphophorus maculatus strain JP 163 A chromosome 6, X_maculatus-5.0-male, whole genome shotgun sequence:
CACAGAAATAACCAACATTTTCACAAGATAAATTTCATGGCATTTGCACTCTGCTCTCTTTAGCCTTTAGGATTTTCACTGTCATAGCTCTGATGAAATAAGTGCCTTGCCTTAGACAGTTAGAGGCATGGTAGTACCAACTAAATAGTGCAACTTTACATTCCTTGTCATGGATCAAATTTTCTCCATATTCTCCATTTGTAAAACTATTTGGTGTGTGTGATACTAAAAgaacttaaaataaaaggaCATGTAGAATACccacagatgaaacaaaatcacatcAGTAGATTGTCATTGTCGTCGGTACGCTgcatgtttgtttaaatgtgaagCTACAGCCAGCTGTCGATTAGCATTCAAACTGAAAGCAAACTGTTAATCCTCCTAGGTCTCTTTGGGTTTAAGCATGTATCTTTTATCATAATCTTTACAGAAAACATGTGTAAAagaacctaaaaataaaaagaacagaataGAACAAGTCAAGATACAGAAATGGCTCCAAAAttgtataaattaaaaacaataatttttagcttttggattttttctaaaacaatctGTACCCTTCAGTTCATATATAGTTCtaatatgtcaaaaatattaagaaaaaaaccccacaaagaAATTAATGTGCATAATGATtatcaaaagaaatgtttctccCATGTCAATTTTAGAGAACTGTGCCTTTGGGTACAGATGTAAATGTAGCATTTCTCTGTTTGTTGACAGACCACAGCCAACTTGATCAGACCTGATTGAGAGAAAAGCCAAAATGTAAACTCTAACTGATATGTCCAtgattaaaagtttatttatttattttattaatgtctgTTAATGTCAAgacttttacaatttttgacataaaataagATTAGTTGAATTTACATTGTTaacttttaaacagaaacacaaaatttaaactggaagatgacagaaacaaaatgctgaaaGTATTCCAACAGTTACTAAATTTTGCACCCTCCCATTAAAAAACCTGGTGTTTTTCTGGACTAAAATTTCTACTCTGATAATCAGAATTCCTCCTGATACATGGAGTGGAAATGGAAGATAAATAATGACCTCCAGAAAACTGGTTCAAGAAAAAGTTCCTCCAGTAGAAATGCACCAACTAAGAAGTACCTCCTAGGCAGTAACTCTGGGGTAAATTGTAAATTGGTAAGCtggctttattttaataattttatccTTGAAAATAATAAGATAAAATGCCTACCAAGTGTACAGAATCTGTTTATGTCTTCAAAATTGAGAATCACTCAAATATTTTGAGATGTTCCCCTTTCACTGCCAAAATATATGTATGTAAAGATACCAAATGTTTCACAGGTGTGTACatctatatttgtttttttctgctttcagtccTTACAGCTAAATGTCTCCTAACAGCAGCTTCACATTTAATAGGACATGGAATCAACTTTCTGACCTCTCTAAAAGAAAGCACATAAGCATAATTCACATCTCCAGTTATGTGGAGTTAtgagaaagaaacaacattATGTTTTAACAGCTAATTAACACCTACTGTTAAAAGGTGGAGTACGATGCAAAATGACGGAGAACACATTGATAAAAGTGACATTTCACTCAAAAGGGAGgaatgagacagaaaaatgaaggaaatcccTGAGGGCTACAATCCTACTGATGTAAGAGCTAAAAACTACGTAAGGTTACATAAGTGAAACAGTACTTGAGTTAACTTGATggggaaaaacataaatagcaCAGGGTTACCACCAAATTCTTAGGTTGAACAATATgagaaatattaaacttttcagcACTGACATGAGCAGCTATGCCTATCTTTGAGTTCACGATTAGAGAGTAAAAATGATCTGAATGTCAAATGCAACAGAAGAACTGCATTTAATAATGTGCCCTTTAAATAAGacagaattatgttttttgctTGTGGCAGTGGGAGGAATAGAATGGATCAATATAAGGCAAAGATAGCATCAAGACAAGGcaaggaagcaaaaaaaataaagatgaataaCATTTGGTGTTAAGGAAGGAAGGAATTATAGAGAGCAGGGAATGAACAATAAAAAGGATggaaatggaagaagaaaacgATGGAATGTAGTGAAAAAACATGGATGACAAGGACAGAGAACCACTCTGATGGAGAGAACCACCTCTCCTGTTTTATCAGGAGAGGTCTTTAAGTCGACCGCCTTCTTCAATGACGGCCTTTGCAAACTGCTTGAAGACTCGGTCCATATAAGTGCTCTGTCGTGGCCACAGACCCTCCAGGAAGCCAATGTGGCCTCCATGGCAGGTTATAAGCAAGGCCAAGTTAGGGTTCTGCTTCACTGCCTCCACTGgaatggctgcaaacaaaacaatggaTTCAATTCCCTCTTTTCTGTGGTTTCACATGATGTGATTCTACCAGTTTCAGTTCATGTAAGTGTGATTAACAAAATTGCCATTGCTGGGATGTTGGGCAATGCTAGCATCAGGTGTATATCACACCAACCCATAATTATTTATGTGTAATTGTGCAATTAAGAATACTATTGTAGCTCACCGTGAGATGGAGAAAAGACATCATCAGCAGCGTTCAAACACAGCATTGGCACCTGCACAGATTTCAGCTTGTGCACAGGACTGGCATCGCGGTAGTAGTCGTCATTAGTAGGATATCCAAACATGATGGAGGTGAACCTCTCATCAAACTGTCGGATAGTCTTTGCCTGTACAAAGCCGGTAAAACTACTCAGTTCGGCCTGTGTTTAAGAAATGGCTCCAAATGATTTAACATGACAGACATGGTCCTACCTTCATGACATGGTCAATGTCGTAGCACTTTTCAAGCACCGGCCTGTGTCTGCAGGGAGGAACATCAGTCACACTGTCACTACCTCCACAGAGCTAGTATGAGTTTTATCTAAAAGTTACAAAACCATTCTAAGTCCATTTTACACCAAAGACAAGATTAAAGGggtatatttcagaaaaaaatgtcagaaagtcTGCTAATTGTTTGCTAATATCTTCATGTCTGCtaatattttcatgtaaaacatttttaattcctTCATGTTGGAACATGttaaaattggaaaaacaaagacaaaattgctttgattaAATTTGTGAGCATTAATATAGGAGGACTAAGCAGGGatttatggagaaaaaaacccctcaaaacTGTCAGAAGTTTGTGATAAAAAATTCAGAAGTCCTCTgagattaaaatggaaaaaaaaggatgtttGTGGATACATTTCTGACATGTTAGGAGTCACCGTTTTCCCTTTGCCTTAGTTACACTTATTTTGACTGGATCAACCTTGCTTCTGTCATTCTTCAGATCTGTtagatcttcttcttcttcttcttaatgGCAGTTGGCAATCAACATTTAGATGccttaccgccacctactggagGTCCAATCTCTCATCTGCACCCTGTTAGCACTCAGGCACCTGTTCCTTATTAGTAATCAAGCTTCTCTGTTTTAAAAGCTCCACTCACTCATCTACCTGGTCACCATTTGTTCCTGCTCCTTGTGTTCTTGTTATTTTaagtaagtttttatttaaacatttttttcatgaacTTCTTCACCATCAACTCTCTCCAATCACAACAATGTCACAATTATGACTGTAAACGATTTGCAGGGTGTGTTAATGTTTTTCAGAGGTTAGtataatatgtaatattttttatacagccaaacatttgaaaatgcttGTTTGTGAGAGTATTTTGGGAGCAGCATTTCTGCGGTGTGGTAATGGCTTGTGTTAATCCTGCTCTGGCCCCGACTGACCTGTGCACAGAAGCTTGTAGGCAGCTGGTGAGGTAGGAGTTGAAGAGGAAACGGTCCAGGGGTTTTTCCAGTGATGCGGTGCACTCAAACACATCCCAGCCTGCTGAGAAGACTATGACCCCTTTCAGGCAGGTTTTCCGGCCCTTACGACCCAAGTAGTTGGCCAGCATCATCCTGGATGTAGAAAGAGTGAGATCTGAAGGAAAACAGGGATTCTATTTCAAACCAATCCCTCAATTTATGGGATTAGTGATTAGCGTTGCCACACAGCACTAAACACTGAGACAAACAATTTAAAGCACTAAAGTGTCCAAAATcatcactgaaacattttatccTGTCTACCAGCGCTTGAATGTTTCTTTACCCTCCCATGGATACACCAGCAGCCATCATTGGAGCCACTTCATAGGTTTTCTGGATGTGATCAATAACAGTCTCCAGATCTTCTGTGTTGGCGGCGCAGTAGGTCCTCGGCGTCTGGAATGGACAGAAAGGTAACCGAGTCAAAGGTCTGCTTCTCCATCTGCAGGACAAACATTACAGAGATCTAAGAAAAAAGATCTAAGGAAGAAGGATGGAGCAAAACAAAAGGCAATATTCCAATAAAGCTGGTAAGAGGTTTGAAATTGGAGCAGAATTTCATATTTAGGCAGGGCAAGGACCCCAGACATACAGTCAGAGATACAGGGGCCTGTGTCAATATGTTCAAAGATCTTTGTCCAATATTTCCAGAAAAGAATTGGCATTAAAATTTGCTCTCTAGATGTGTATGGGGCTGGTAAAGACATTTCCTAAGTCCTATCTATAAGACTTATAGTTGTGACTGCAGCTAAGTGTGGTTCTACAAAGAACTGACTCATGTACTTGTAGAACACGAGTCTACAAGTACATGATCTTTTTGGACTTTTCTTTTGTCGGGCATTAACCATTGTAAACAAGTAGAGTAATACAAACACAACAGGATATTTTCCAATTGAACACTTTAGTGTTTTATAGCTGTTGGACCTGCTATTCACTCATTAGGGGTATAAGGTAGATaagggaaatatttttaagagCTGCTCCAGttctttcatttcttgtttgttACTCGAATAATCACTGACAGCCATCAGCTTCAATTGCCCCATTAAAATAGCTAAAAGTCATGTCATGCTGAACTTAATGGCTGCTCGCAAGTTGCACGCGCTCCAAGCCACAGCTTACACAAATGTTCAAGTCTGATTAGAATCTCAGCAGCTTTCCTCGTTTGAAAACATCACATAATGAGCTCTGTTTTGCAAACAGCATCAActgagatgagaaaaaaaaaatccgaaCTCGTCAGTTGCAAGTACAAGCACTTTTACTTAGCTGTACATGAATATGTTATACTGTAGATGTACTATGAGAGACTCAGGGGTAGAGAAACAGCTAGTTTAATATTTATCCTAGAAAAGACATTTGTTTCTCTCAATTTTTAATATCCAACCTCAGAAATGTGCTGGCAAAGCttagaaaatccagattttttttgtctttcaaattTTGCTTGTTGCATGTCCAGTTCACTTTGCTGTTCAGTCAAATCCTTTAAAGGAAATATTCACAAAATGACTGGGAGATATACCAGAGAGTTtactaaactaaaatatgtcTAGAAACACGTAAAGACATTTccttatgtttatgtttttctcagcATGTTACACATCTCAAAGCAGACCCAAAATTGGAACCTTATTTTCAGCTATGTGTTAGTAAGCAGATTATATGTTTTCGCTCTTAAAACTCTAGTATATAACTATGAATGACTTTTCTCACCAATATTAACAAATTTCAGTCATTATCGTTTAGTTGAAAATTACATAAGAATAACTGTGTTTGCCTCTGGAAAAAAGCAGTTCAGCCCCCCAAACAGTGCTATTAGTGAGATCTGgttacttaatatttaaaaccagtCAGTTGGCCGACAGAATCTATTTAACAAGGACACTTTCTCAGGATGCTGTTCAGCTTTTTAAGACCTCCACAATTAGAATTCAAGAAGAGACCTGTGGCTTTTCCTCCTCTACTATTTCTCTTAACCCTTCGGAGGGTTAGGGTCTGATTAAATAACTCATCAAGAACAATCGAATACATGCAGTgtagtttatttcagtttataaaCTACACTGCAGTCAGTCAGTGTAGTTTATAAACTACACTGTTAGTTTATTACCATAAACTGTGGTAATAAACCGACAAACTCATTTTCGACATGAATTTCATAATAGCTCTGTATAATTACAGACAGATTTGAATAATTTCTCTCAGGATGGAAGAAGGATTCTATAACATACAGTTGCTTCTGATAAGGAATTATTGGAACAATGTAGAAGGGGTAAAGatttgaaaatctgttttaaatgtacaaattagTAAAGAATGTCAAGTAAAAAATATGCTTACTGTTTTCACTAGCAAAGTCCTTATTGGCATTAAACATAGGCACtggtgcactgcaaaaactggATGGAATAATGAGGACGGACCAACTCCAAATTGGTCCTTCTTGTTCAACCTTATGTCAATGTGGTTAAAATATGGATTCTAACAAAGCAAATGTACATTAAAGCTTGATTCGGAATGGACTAGATGGTATatctttaaactttaataaGAACATTCCTGACCTCTGAGTTCTAAACTTTGCATTATAATTTTGTGTTATGTTACCTAAAGCCTAGTTAGGGACAGGCATTGCAAATTAGCTTAGGCTACAAATGTGGTGCATGTTATTTGTTATTACTTAACATTTACctgaatagaaataaattaaaattcaaatcgttttgaaaatgtttggactCTGCTTGAAAGCTGAGTCAGTGGTAGGAGAGCAATGAATTCAAATGACATCTACCAAATCTGATAAGAAGTATACTGAAATATCcagttaattaaaatattaaaatatactgCAACTTTAAGGACAATCTAAATATAACAACTAACTACTCCATGCAACCATATAATCTATAACACCATACAATCCTTTATAAAATGCATATTTGCGGCAGGAAAATCCTGAACACAGTGGGTCATTCAGAACTACTGGCCATATTAAACAATAGAGAGCTTTCATTGTAACTGTACACACTCACAGCTGTACCAAGGCTATTTCATTTCCATAGTCTTTAGCACAAATACCAACTGAAGCAAGGGAGAACATTCCTCCTTTCCCACTACTTGATCCAGTTCCAAGGTAACAGAGTCCAACTCCTTTTTTGTGTATAAATACAGCTGAGTCAACGACATTCTAGACAAACTGCAGTACAACAATTTGAGCCACAGCACATCAACCTCTATGACAATGGATgcattaattgattatttttccaATATCTGAATCCTGAaagggaatttaaaaaataaaatcaggcagaACCATAAAAATTCTATCAGCTAATTCTGATTTATGTCCACAAAGAGGAATCTTTGACTGTTTACAACCCTCTGTGGGTAATATAAATACAACTAAGGTTTAGCTGGGAATCCAGTCCAGTTGCAATATGGCGAGATCACAGAGATGTCCCCACTCTACTGCAAGAATTTGCACACAAACGGTTAAAGTGCTATCCAGCTCAGGGTTTGTTTTGTCGGCTAAATATATCTCCAGTGTAAAAGGACAGATGAAGCCAGGTGTCAGAGTGCTCAGTGCTGCTATTTTTCTAAGAAtctgcattaaaataaagtaagtgTCTTCCTCCCTGCTGTGAAACTGTGCTGTCTGTGCTCAGCCCATGCAGACTTTCTGTGAACTCTCTTACATCTAAAATAGAGACACTAACACAAACAACTAAACAACACCAGTTTCACCGTAATGCCCTGTAACAGATCTGTATTATGGGTGATGAGccaaggaaataaaaaatggtttaatACTGAATGAGACATTGAAAATCAAAACACCTCATGAACTCTTACCAGTAGTGTTTCACCAGAAACCCCTCTGTTGTTGAATACCACACATCTGTAACACAAAGAGACAAAACTTCATAAATCTTTGTGGTTTCAGCTTCATAAATTGTACATGACCAGACTATCATAAATGTTATCAATATACAAGTGAACTCATCTTTATTTACTAAGTAAtttcaacaaacatttcattataGAGCAAGCAGCCCTGGTAGGATATCTAAACATAAATGGGTTTTTATTGAGAATTGTTGACCAAGAGATGCCACTCTTTGATAAAATTCTCTAACATTgaggcgtgccgtggtggcgtagtggttagcgcgacccgtatttggaggccttcagtcctcgacgcagccgtcgcgggttcgactcccggacccgacgacatttgccgcatgtcttcccccctctccttccgcgtttcctgtcagcctactatcatataagggacactagaccCCCtggagaggtaaaaaaaaattgtctaaCATTGAACTTTATTCTCACATCTCCTACGTTCCTCCCCGAGGTGTGTGGTTGGAGAATAAATTCTGGTCTTTGTCCAGCACCTAATTTGTCACAATTACAGTTGTTTTAACTATAGTAACACTGCTAAGAGTTTATATATGAGCTCGCTCAGATGAGTTGCTATATTCTTAAAGGCATGTCCTGACTTATGAAGGTCAACACCTATTTTGCCGTTACTTAAAACTGCATGTCCTCTTGTCTTTATCCTTTTCAAGAATTTGTAAAAGGCAGTTTTGGCAAAAACTGCGTAAAAACGTATCAAAAGTTCTAAAGTATTTCTTCCTAGGTTCTAGAATTAGAATTCATAGACATTAACCACATTTGCATCTCTTTAGACTGGGAAAAACCATCAACTTTTAAAAGGAAAGCATAATTTGaagcaattattttaatataaaaatacattctgAATATGATGAGATCTGACAAAGGGTCCAGCTGTGCAAAAAGCATGTACtacaaattaaaacatcagcatctctCCTCCCTGCATTTCCTTAGTCATCTATCATGTGTCAGAGTCagtcctgctgttttttaacAGTGTAAGTCAGCAGCATTTGTGAAGCTACACAGCACGTTGGGAAGGAGGAGGCGGGGCAGCGATAGAGGGGTGCTTACACACACTCTGCAGCACAGACACGGAAGCTGGCCGGAGCTAAGCTGCAAAGCTTGTACAGGGATAAGCTGTAATTAATTAAGCTACACGGACAACCATGAGGGGTGGAAGATGCTGAGTATGCCGGCTCTCTTCCTCCATGTCATCCCAAAGCCAGTGAAAGAATGAGTGCAGGGAACACAGAGACAAGCTGTTGGAGATgggaagaaaacaaagtgaagaTAAAAACTGCATCCCTATGCAACTCTTCAAGCTCTTGCAACGCTATTTACAAGAAAAGTGCTTTAGAAAGGCCCGAGCTGCCCACTTTGCTAGTGCACTTTACCTAACGTAGCACCAGATCCTGTTTCtgattaatacatttaaaaatggagaAGAAGTCAAGATAAACTGCATGGAAATGTTGAAAGCCTGCAGAATATTCAGGCTAGAGCAGATGATATAATAGTGCACAGCTAGCTTCAGCCCGTGATTCAGTGTCTTTGAATCTCTGCACAGCACTGGACCGCAGCCAGCGTGTTTGGCCAGGACCACCCACCTATAACCCAGATCCCGGCTCTGCTGGACCATGTGCAAGATGTAGGATTCTCGGCTGGTGCCGGTCAGACCGGGAAGAAGCAGCACTGTGGGCCTGGTGGTGGGGTCGGGATAAAAGAGGCTGTCATCGTTGTCAAACCAGTCCACAGATATCTGTCCTCCATCTGCTGCCTTGATTAGCTCGCTGCAGAGACGAGAGAGACGCAACTCAGCAATATGGCTCTTCCTGAAAGAGTGCATCAGCATTTGTATCTATCAGCATCTTTGGACCACTAATATACAAACATAGGGGAGACATCAAACTTCTCATTTTCAAACTCTTTTCCAGACTAATTTGCAGAGTATTCAGTCACatttaagtcaaatttaaggtataaatacaaaacattattgTAAATAGGGCTGTATGACatcaggaaaatatttaaatgcagtTCTTATGCAAATAATTGTGATGACAATGTTGATTAAAATTATTCCCATTTTCTTTAGAATTCTTTACCTTTGCGATATTATACACATGTATATTGCAATGACGACTTAAGGATGAATGAATGTGTAAATGCCGTGTGAGGGACCAgaaggagggatggatggatggatggatggatggatggatggatggatggatggatggatggatggatggatggatggatggatggatggatggatggatggatggataaatggattaAAAGACAAACCGACTATGGGTACAACTTTCAGACATTGAAGAATAAAGTTGggaaaaacatatattttccGCACTCTTATTTTCTCTTCCAGATTGCGTAAGAACACGGAGGCATGCCCACAACATACAAACAATGGTGATGGGAAATCGTGCAACTTAGTGGAAAAGTGGTGATTAACTCCATCCTCTGCACAATCTAAGCTTTCAGATGAGTTCCAGGTAAATAGATTACTTCATTATATCCATCCCAGAGCCAACAGTCACAGGGGAATTGGATATATGAACAGAGCGCTCACTTGCAGCTGCCTTATTTGTCTcgtgaacatcttttcagtgaACTTTGCAACACGTGGCCAGTTCAGATAAAGAGCAGGGCAATGCACC
Protein-coding regions in this window:
- the abhd3 gene encoding phospholipase ABHD3; the protein is MISLDLNFNILTRDLSHYLENQVKVGLFGSGVGLSLVLGFSAAYTCYYLISVAKKPQLISGGKKFYQFLKEQCPVVSETYYPTFWCWESRIQTLLRPFVTAKPGVVYRNELIKAADGGQISVDWFDNDDSLFYPDPTTRPTVLLLPGLTGTSRESYILHMVQQSRDLGYRCVVFNNRGVSGETLLTPRTYCAANTEDLETVIDHIQKTYEVAPMMAAGVSMGGMMLANYLGRKGRKTCLKGVIVFSAGWDVFECTASLEKPLDRFLFNSYLTSCLQASVHRHRPVLEKCYDIDHVMKAKTIRQFDERFTSIMFGYPTNDDYYRDASPVHKLKSVQVPMLCLNAADDVFSPSHAIPVEAVKQNPNLALLITCHGGHIGFLEGLWPRQSTYMDRVFKQFAKAVIEEGGRLKDLS